The region GAAACAGCGTCTTTGCCTGCACCGTAAAGGATAGCAGGAACTTTATCAGCGCGACGTAGGCGGCGGCTCGCACCAGTACCCAGAGTTTCGCGTACTTCAGCGTTTAATACGTATTGTGACATGAGTGTCTCCAATTATTTTAGTTAATACTTCGAAGGGCTCGCGACCAAGCACTTCGGTAAATCACTGCACTCGCCGTGGTTGTATCCAAAGCAAGCCCAGTAAAAAGGCGCGCTAATATACCACTAACCAGCAGCCTTGCAAACCTTTGGATATAAAAAAAGCACCCTAAGGTGCTTTTTCTTTGCCAGTGAACACGGATTAGTGTTCAAACATCGCAGAGATAGACTCTTCGTTGCTGATGCGGCGGATGGTTTCAGCCAGCATATCAGCCAGCGTCAGTACTTTGATCTTATCAACAGACTTCAGCTCGTCCGACAGCGTAATTGAGTCAGTGACAATCACTTCGTCAATCACTGAATTGCGCAGGTTCTCTGCGGCATTGCCAGACAGAACCGGGTGCGTAGCATAAGCAAACACGCGCTTAGCACCGTGCTCTTTCAGTGCAGCAGCGGCTTTACACAGCGTACCACCTGTATCAATCATATCGTCGACGATGATACAGTCGCGGCCTTCCACATCACCAATGATGTGCATGACCTGAGAAACGTTAGCCTGTGGGCGACGTTTGTCGATGATAGCCAGGTCTTTGTCATCTAGGAGTTTGGCGATTGCACGTGCACGTACTACACCCCCAATATCTGGCGACACGACCACAACATCGTCAAAGTCGCGCTCTTTCATGTCTTCAAGCAGCACCGGGCTACCAAACACATTGTCTACAGGTACATCGAAGAAGCCCTGGATCTGCTCAGCGTGCAGGTCTACGGTCAGAACGCGGTCAACACCAACGCTTGATAAGAAGTCCGCAACAACTTTTGCAGTGATTGGCACACGCGCAGAACGTACACGACGATCCTGACGGGCATAGCCGAAGTATGGAATAACGGCGGTAATACGACCTGCAGAAGCACGACGTAAAGCATCCACCATCACAATGAGTTCCATCAGGTTGTCATTGGTTGGTGCACAAGTGGATTGGACGATGAATACATCGGAACCACGAACATTTTCATTGATTTGAACGCTGATCTCGCCGTCGCTAAAACGGCCTACAACGGCATCACCTAATTCGATAAACAAACGTTTTGCAACTTTTTGAGCTAGCTCAGGTGTTGCGTTACCAGCGAAGAGCTTCATGTCGGGCACGGTAGGGTTCCTCAGGCACTGTAATATATATTTTGCAATGACGGCGTCTGTGACAGTGTCAAAACAGGCTAACTTAAACTATTTTACTTCATCTTCACGCCATGCAGCCAGTTGCCGGTGGGCAATTGACTCGCTTGCGCTTTGTGTAACAAAGCCTGTCCAGTGAGACGGGAGTTGTTCGAGTACACGCTGTGCCGCCTGTGCTGAATCAAATTCTGCAAAGCAGCATCCTCCGGTTCCCGTCATTCTGGACGGCGCATATTTTAGCAACCAGCTCAGGGTTTTTTCAACCTCGGGGTAGAGCTTTTTGACTAATGCCTGACAGTCGTTGTGTGTCTGCTCGATGGTCCAGCCCTCAGATAATTTCGGGGTATTTCGCGGCAGCTCTGGGTGTGTGAACACTTCAACAGTGCCAACATGGACATTGGGAAAGACCACCAGATAGTGTTTTGTTGCCAGAGTATAGGGGCTCAGCTCCTCCCCAACCCCTTGCGCCAACGACGTTTTTCCGCGTACAAAGACAGGCACATCCGCACCGAGAGATAATCCGATATCCGCAAGCTGGTCGATTGACAATTCACATTGCCATAATGTGTTTAATGCAAGCAACGTGGTTGCAGCATCGGATGAGCCACCCCCTACGCCGCCACCCATAGGAAGCTTTTTAACTAGCTGAACATGGACACCAAGTGGTGATTGTTTATAGGGCCGGAGCGCTTCTGCAGCACGGTAAATCAAATTGTCTTGCAACGGAATGCCGGCGACATCGCCCTCGATCTCCAGCACATCTTGCTCGATAAGCGAAAAAGTCAGCTCATCGCCGTATTCCAGCATAGTAAACAGGGTTTCGAGTTCATGGTAGCCATCAGCACGACGTCCATTGATGTGCAAAAACAGGTTCAGTTTGGCCGGGGCCGTTAATGTCAGTGTCTTCATAAGGTCTCAAAATGCCAGTTGCTGATACGGATCTTAATGGTGATGTCTTTGTGCGTCAGCGTTAGCCGGGTTGGCAGTGTCAGTCCGTTAACGCGTTGATAGGTTTGGTAAGCAACCTGCCAGCGCAGACCTTGTTCGTCTTGCCAGGTGGCCTGAGTTAATTGTTGTTTATCATTATACTGATTGCCAGGGGCGTCTATGTTACCCGTTAACCATTGCGGGGCTTGTGACACAGGGAGTTGCCAGCCGCTCAGACGGTACACTAAATCGCTGCTGTCTGCACTGGTGTAAGTGTTATCTTCGAGCGTCAGCTCACTGTGCTGGTCAAACTCTTCTAATTTTAATACCTGAGTACCAATAAAGGTATTCAACGTCAGGGTTTGTTTTTGTGCCCGGTATTGCCAATTAAAGTTTGCAGACTGGCGCTCCTCGGGAGAGATAAAGGCCAGCTTACCGGTTGCTCGCCAATTGTTATAACTTTCGGGACGATTCTGCTGTAAATGCTCGTCAGGCGCGGTAATTCGCTGTGCACACCCGCCCAGAAACAATAAAAACATGAGCAAAATCAAATGAAACTGTTTCAAACTAAGTTCCTTACTTTCCATATTCGATTGATTTTTGGTAAAATTAGCGGCTTTAAAGCAGGGCTTGAGCAACACTGGCAGTTATGACCATCATCGCACTTGGGATCAATCACAAAACCGCGTCCGTCGAATTGAGGGAAAAAGTCGCCTTTTCTCCGCAACAGCTATCGGATGCGCTACAGCAACTATCACAGTTGCCGCAGTTTAATGAGTCTGTGATTGTTTCTACCTGCAATCGGACCGAAATCTATTGTAGCCTTGGCGACTCGAATTCCCAAGCGCTTCTGGGCTGGCTGGCGGATTTTCACCAGATAGAAGAGCAAGAGCTGGCCGAAAACGTCTATGTGCACCACAATCAGGATGCCGTCAATCACCTGATGCGAGTGGCCTGTGGTTTAGATTCTTTGGTGTTGGGTGAACCTCAGATACTGGGTCAGATTAAGCAAGCGTATAACAGTGCGAAAGCGCATAACGGCATTCAACCGGTGTTTGAGCGCTTGTTTCAGAAAACGTTTTCTGTGGCTAAGCAAGTGCGTACCGAGACTGAAATTGGTGCAAGCGCCGTCTCTGTGGCCTATGCAGCGGTAAACCTGGCCAAGCATATTTATGGGCAGCTGGAAAAAACCAACGTATTACTGATTGGTGCCGGTGAAACCATTGAGCTGGTTGCCAAACACCTGTCGCAACACAACCCCAAAGCAATTACCGTTGCCAACCGCACCATTGAGCGGGCTCAATCTCTGGCGGATGAAATTAACGCGCATGTCATTTCTTTAGCTCAGTTACCAGAGCAATTACACCAGGCGGATATCGTGATTAGTTCAACAGCCAGTACCTTGCCAATCATAGGTAAAGGGGTCGTTGAGCAGGCTCTTAAAAAACGCAAACATAAGCCGATGCTGTTTGTCGATATTGCTGTGCCACGCGATATCGAAAGCCAGGTAAATGACTTAGACGCTGCCTACCTTTATACGGTAGACGACCTGCAGGCAATCGTGAATGAAAACATGGCTTCGCGCGAACAAGCAGCACGTGAAGCACAGCACATCATTGATGACAAAACCCATGAGTTTGCACAGTGGCAGCGTTCACTGACATCGGTGGATGTGATCCGGGAATATCGAGAATCTGCCCAGACGATTAAATTAGAGCTCGTGGAAAAGGCGTTAAATCAGCTACAATCGGGTAAGAATTCAGAAAAGGTCTTGTTAGAACTGGCAAATAAACTCACTAATCGACTTACTCACGCACCGACCCGAGCGATTCAGTCGGCAGCTAAAGAGGGCGACGTTGAGCGTATTGCAGTATTAAAACAAGCATTAGGTATTGAGCAGGAATAAGAGTTAAATGAAAGAGTCCGTTTATCGTAAATTGGAAACTTTGGTAGAGCGCCACGAAGAAGTGGAAGCCATGCTGGGGGATCCGGAAGTCATTGGCGATCAGAACCGTTTTCGCGCATTGTCAAAAGAGTACTCAGAGCTTGAGGATGTGGTGAAGGCGTTTACTGCTTATCAGCAGGCGCAGGAAAACGTAGCAGCAGCCGAAGAAATGCTGAAGGATTCTGATCCGGATATGCGTGAAATGGCTCAGGAAGAATATAAAGAAGCAAAAGAACAAATTTCAGAACTGGAAGAGCAGCTCCAGATCCTGATGCTGCCAAAAGATCCTAAAGACGACAACAACGTATTTTTGGAAGTCCGTGCCGGTACGGGTGGTGACGAAGCGGCTATCTTTGCAGGTGACTTGTTCCGTATGTACAGCCGCTATGCCGAAACTCAGAAGTGGCAGGTTGAGGTTGTTAGTGCCAATGAAGGCGAACATGGTGGTTACAAAGAGATCATTGCTAACATCAAAGGCGATGGTGTATATGGTAAGCTGAAGTTTGAGTCAGGCGCACACCGTGTACAACGTGTACCAGAGACTGAGTCTCAGGGCCGTGTCCATACTTCAGCGTGTACAGTGGCTGTGATGGCGGAGATCCCGGAAGCGGAAGCCATTGAAATTAACCCAGCAGATCTGAAAGTCGACACCTTCCGTGCCTCGGGCGCCGGTGGTCAGCACGTTAACAAAACTGACTCTGCTATCCGTATTACCCATATTCCAACCGGCGTTGTGGTTGAATGTCAGGATGAACGTTCACAGCATAAAAACCGTGCTAAGGCTTTGTCAGTATTGGGTGCGCGCCTGCAGCAGGCGGAAGACGAAAAACGTCAGGCTGCCGAGGCAAGTGAGCGTCGTAACCTGGTCGGTAGCGGTGACCGCTCTGAGCGGATACGGACTTACAACTATCCGCAGGGTCGTATTACGGATCACCGTATTAACCTCACGCTTTATCGTCTGAATGAAGTTGTAGCAGGTGATCTGGGCGCTGTTATCGACCCGTTAGTGTTGGAGTATCAGGCTGATCTGTTAGCTGCCATGGGCGACGATTAATGACGCAACATTTAACCCTTGCTCAGGCGATTGCCTGGGCGAGCGGGCAACTTCAGAGCAGCTCAGAGTCGGCGAAACTCGATGCCGAAGTGCTGCTTTTGCATATCCTTCAAAAAAACCGTAGTTATTTATTTGCCTGGCCCGAAGCAGAATTAAACGCCGATCAACAGCAGCGTTTTGCAACCCTGATCGCGCGTCGAGAAGCCGGAGAGCCGGTCGCTCATCTAACGGGAGAGCGGGAGTTCTGGAGCCTGCCTTTATACGTCAATAACAGTACTCTGATCCCACGCCCGGACACCGAAACCCTGGTTGAACAGGCGCTGGCATTGGCTTTGCCGACACAGGCCAGAGTACTTGATCTGGGCACCGGGACGGGCGCCATTGTGCTGGCGTTGGCATCGGAGCAACCTGGTTGGCAACTAATCGGTGTTGACTTCTCAAGCGATGCTGTGGCGCTGGCAGAGAAAAACCGCCAGCGTCTGGGTTTTGAGCATGTGCAAATCCGCCAGAGTGACTGGTTTTCAGCGTTGACAGATCAGTGTTTTGATCTGATTGTTAGCAACCCGCCTTATATTTGTGAAACAGATAAACACCTGAGTCAGGGGATGTGCGTTTTGAGCCTTTATCCGCTTTGGTGGCACCGGATCAAGGTTATGCCGATATTCGTCATATTATTGAGCAAGCGCAGGCGCATCTTACGTCTGATGGGTATCTGATGTTTGAGCATGGCTATCAACAAGCTGCTGGTGTTCAGCAGATTTTTGCACAAATGAACTATCGCAATATACTTACAATAAAAGATATGGCAGGCTGTGATAGGGTAACGATGGCGCAAAAGCCGCAATAATCGTTATTTCTTGAGCAAAGCTACAATAAAAGTAGCGATGCCGTATAAGCGAGCAACAAGCCGGTTATCCTCAACCGGTTTCATGTCCGTCAGCACGCGCAATACTGGCGAGATACGAGTACAAAAGAGTGTTAAGGACTCTCCAATGGATGATTTTTTGTTTTCAGACGATCCGGGTGAAGTAGAAGTACAGGAAAAAAGTGGCACCTGGAAGGTGATCATTGTTGATGATGAACCCGAGGTGCATGCGGTAACCAAACTCGCGCTAAGTGACTTTGAGTTTCAGAAAAAGCGCCTTGAATTTCTCAGTGCCTATTCTGGCGAGGAAGCAAAAAAGGTGGTTATGGACCACCCTGATGCAGCGATTGTGCTACTTGATGTTGTGATGGAAACGGATGACGCAGGGTTGAGAGTTGCGCAATATATTCGCGAGACGGCTAAAAATAACAACATTCGCATTATATTGCGTACCGGACAGCCAGGTCAGGCCCCGGAGCGTCAGGTCATCGTCAATTACGATATTAATGACTATAAATCCAAAACTGAGTTGACGGCACAAAAGCTGTTTACTGTAGTGATGTCGAGCTTGCGTTCCTACCGTGACATTCTGTCTATTGATCAGTCTCGTCAGGGGCTGGAAAAAATCATCACTGCATCACGAAATATTTTTGCTTCGCATTCCATCGACCAGTTTATCGAAGGGGTGATCCAGCAGCTGACTTCTTTGTTAGGGACTGTTGATGAAGCCATTTATGCAACGTCTTTGGTTGCCAGCAATGACCCCTCCAATAGCAGTGACAAACTGGTGGTGTTTACAGGTCGTGGCGAGTTTGCCAGAAGTGAAGGTAAGCCGATTGAAGACGTGCTGGACCCAGAACAAATGGATGCCTGTCGTCAGGCATTGCAAGACCGTGGCATAGTTTATAAGGACAATTATCTGTTTGCGTATTGTTCGAGTGAATATAACCATGCGTCTATGCTGTTTGTCTCAGGTATCCCTGAATTTTTGACCGACACGCAAAAGCACTTGATCAAAATATTCTCGCAAAACGTACAACTGGCCTATGAAAATGTTCAGCTTCAGGCAGAGATAGAAGACACTCAGCAGGAGTTGGTATATCGATTAAGCGAAGCGCTTGAGCAGCGCTCTACGGAATCGGGCAATCATGTTAAGCGCGTTGCAAACATCTGTTATGTGCTGGCCAAGCACTACGGTCTCAGCTATCGCGAAGCCGAGCTGGTACGTCTTGCCTCACCCTTACACGACGTTGGTAATGTAGGCATTCCCGACGCGATTTTGAACAAGCCACATAAGTTGGAGCCCGAAGAATGGGATGTAATGAAGTCTCATACTCAAAAGGGTTACCAGATTCTGCGCGACTCACGCCGTGAGATAGTTAATGCCGGCGCTATGATCGCTCGCGATCACCATGAACGGTGGGACGGTAGCGGATATCCGAGTGGTAAAAAAGGTGAAGAGATCCATATCTTCGGACGTATTGCGGCGATTGCAGATGTCTACGACTCCATGCGTCACGAGCGTTGCTATCGCCCGGCGTACAGCCTGGACGAAGTGGTGGCCGAAATAAACAGTCAAAAGGGTAAGCACTTTGACCCTAAGCTGGTTGATGTGTTCAATACTGTAATTGACGAGCTGGAACAGATCCTGGCTCGGTTAGAAGATTGATTTTATAGCTGATTTAAATAAGGGGCAATTTTGGACTACATGGCACTTAAACACACGCATGTGATGTTTGCAGTTTTAAGTATTATTTTGTTTTATACCCGCGCCGTTTCGCGTTTGGCCAGTGGCAAGCTGGCTGCCAATAAAGGGGTGTTTATCGCCAGTCATAGTGTCGATACTTTACTGTTGATCAGCGCTGTTTCACTGGCTGTGATGGCCAGTCTGAACCCTGCGCAGCAACCCTGGTTGATGGAAAAAATCGTTTTGGTGATTGCGTATATTGTGTTGGGCTTTGTGGTTGCAAAGTCAACAACAAAAGCAAAGCAAGTAGGAGCTCTGGTACTTGCGACTCTGACCCTGCTGGCCGTTGGCTACCTTGCCAGCGCTAAAAACGCGCTCATATTGTAATATTTGCGCCGGGCAGCCCGCTGTCCGGCCACCCGCCCAAAGCTCTGTCTATTTTCCTCAAAATAAAAATCCCCTTGGGAATGTGATGAAAAATGTTACACTAGCCCATTATAATTTTAGACAGTAGAAAACAGTTCGTTATTTATGACTGATATCTGGTTCGATGAACACGACGCAAGTTCGGAGCATTTCTCTACCCCGGCCTTGTTACGTTGTATCTGGGCTGAGCCACACTGGGATGCTCAGGCCGATACCTCCCACACGCTATGTTTACTGGCAGAGCTTGAGCAGGCCGTTGACGACATTTGCCATAAAAATGCCGACAAACACACGTGCGTGGATGCGCTGCTCGATACGTTTTATACCCAATGGTTATTTAGTGGCACGGACCAAAAAGTGCCAGAACATTTACTAAACAATGTTTGTTACGCTTTAAAGATGCACAGTGGCACCAGCATGGCGTTGGCGCTTATTCTGGTACATTTGCTGGAGCGAGCTAACCTTACAGCAAGCCTGGCGATTAATCAGGGCGATGTGCAGGTACACATTGCTCTGAGCGACGAAGAAGGCTATATAATAGACCCCAGCTCAGGCCACCAAGCCTGGTATGTGATCCCTGAAAATGGTGATGACAAAGAGCAGGAGCCTCTGGAGCTGGTGTTTGGAGAGGAAGCCTTCAAGCTTTATCTTGCTCAGCAAAAATGGTCGTTTATTGCAGCTGAGAAATTTGGTCATGCACTGAGCTGTGTCGAGATGTTGATGGAATTACTGGGTGATGACCCTTATGAGCGTCGTGATAGGGGCTATCTGCTTAATCAACTCAATTGTCCAAAAATGGCAAAAGATGATCTGCAATTTTTTGTTGATGAATGCCCAGACGACCCAACCATTGAACTCATTCAAAATCAAATCGCTGAGCTGGCCGACCATAATAATATCCTCCATTAGGTGAGGTCAGTGCGCACTGCACAGGAGGGAGTTATGCCTGTCATCGGTGCTAACTTCCTGAGCGGTTTTTGTATAATCAAGGAAACAGAGAGATCCTATGCAAGAGAGTAGTGTACTCATTACCAATAATGCCGTTGTGCTTGGCCTGTTAGCAATTATCCTGGGGTTTGTGTTTTATACCTCTAATCTGAAAACGGGATTCTGGGCCAAGTTTTATCGCTATGTGCCCGCCCTGTTGATGTGCTATTTCCTGCCATCTTTGCTAAACACCTTTGGGATTGTCGATGGCAGCGGTAACGATGTTTATACGGTTGCTAAGTACTTTTTATTGCCAGCTTGTCTGGTGTTGCTGACGTTGAGCATCGATCTTAAGTCCATCATGGGGCTGGGTAAACGCGCCATCATTATGTTTCTGACTGGTACGGTCGGCGTGGTGCTTGGCGGGCCGATAGCGCTACTGATCACGGCCACTTTTATGCCTGAACTACTCGGTGTCGCCGGGCCTGAAGCGGTATGGCGCGGTATGGCTGCACTGGCCGGTAGCTGGATTGGCGGCGGTGCCAATATGGTGGCGATGAAAGAAATCTATGGTGCCGGCGGAGAGATCTTTACCATTATGGTCACAGTCGACATAGTGGTCGCCAACTTGTGGATGGCTGGTTTGCTATTTTTGGCCGCCAGGCATAAAGACATTGATGCGCGAACCGGCGCAGATACGGCCTCGATTGAGCGCCTGATTGACAAAGTGCAGGCCTTTGAAGCGGAGCATGCAAGACGGCCTGAATTAAAAGACTTAATGCTACTGGTCGCCTTTGCTTTTGGCGCAACCGGGTTGGCGCATTTCGCCGCCGATTTGCTGGTGCCTTACTTCGCCAGTAATTTCCCAGAGCTGAAGAAGTTTTCCCTGCATTCTAAACTGTTTTGGATCATCGTTCTGGTCACCACCATTGGCCTCGCTCTGTCATTTACAAAAGCGCGCAACTTTGAGGCTGTGGGCGCCTCCAAAGTGGGCAGTAGTTTCTTATATATCCTGGTAGCAACCATAGGCTTGCACATGGACATCACCAAAATTGTTGAAGCCCTAAATACGTGGTAATTGGCCTGATCTGGATGGCGGTGCATGTGGGGTTATTATTTTTGGTGGCTAAACTCATTAAAGCGCCGGTGTTTTACGTGGCGGTTGGCAGTAAAGCCAACATAGGTGGTGCGGCATCAGCGCCTGTGGTTGCGTCGGCATTCCACCCGGCGCTGGCACCTGTAGGTGTGCTGTTAGCCGTATTGGGCTATGCGTTGGGCACCTACGCAGCCTGGTTGTGCGGACAAATTTTACGTGTAATTGGCAGTTAGTGCCGCCAGTTAGCGACTATTTTTAGGAAAGACAATGAATACACAGATTATCAAAGTAGCAGACATCGAGGTTGCAAACGACAAACCTTTCGTGCTGTTTGGTGGCATGAATGTGCTTGAATCACGTGACCTGGCAATGCGCATTGCCGAGCACTATGTTGAAGTGACCAGCAAACTGGGCATCCCCTATGTGTTTAAGGCATCGTTCGATAAAGCCAACCGCTCTTCTATCAACTCATACCGCGGTCCGGGTATGGAAGAGGGGCTTAAAATCTTTGAAGAAATCAAAAATACCTTTAACGTGCCGCTGATCACTGACGTTCATGAGCCTCATCAGGCGGCACCGGTTGCCGAAGTGGTTGATGTGATCCAGTTGCCAGCCTTTTTGGCGCGTCAAACTGATTTGGTTGTGGCTATGGCTAAGACCGGCAATGTCATCAATGTAAAAAAACCTCAGTTCTTGGCGCCGCATGAGATGCGTCACATCATCAAAAAGATGAGCGAGGCGGGCAACGAACAAGTGATCTTGTGTGAACGCGGCACCAGCTTTGGTTATAACAACCTGGTAGTCGATATGCTGGGCATGGATGACATGAAGCATATGGCGCCGGTGATCTTCGATGCCACACACGCTCTGCAGCGCCCGGGCGGTCGCAGTGATTCGGCCGATGGTCGTCGTGCACAGGCGGCTGAGCTGGCACGCAGCGGTATGGCGTTGGGTCTGGCAGGCTTATTTATTGAAGCACACCCCAATCCAAACGAAGCCAAATGTGATGGTCCGTGTGCACTGCCGCTGGCGAAGCTGGAAGGGTATTTGCAGCAGATGAAAGCCGTGGACGATCTGGTAAAGAGTTTTGCTCCGCTGGATACCAGCGCTGCTGATCTCTAAGCATAGACTTGTTGGCGGAGGATACTCCGCCATTTTTATAAGCCTGGTTTGGAATTCCCGCCATGTCACGACGATTACCTCCATTAAACGCACTGAAAGCTTTTGAGGCCGCAGCCCGGCACCTGAGTTTTACCAAAGCTGCCGAAGAACTGTTTGTGACCCAGGCAGCCATCAGCCACCAGATCAAGATTCTGGAAGAGCACCTCGGGGTTAAACTTTTCTTACGTAAAAACAGGTCTCTGCTGTTGACCGAAGAAGGGCAGGGCTATTTCCTGGATATCAAAGAGCTGTTTTCTCAGTTGATCGATGCCACAGAAAAACTGTTGGCACGGGGTGCAAAAGGATCTCTTACAGTGAGTCTGACGCCCAGTTTTGCGATTCAGTGGCTGGTGCCCAGGCTCAGCCTGTTTAATGAACTACATCCGGACATTGATGTGCGAATAAAAGCACAGGATCTGGATGAAAACTCATTAACCGATGACGTGGACGTGGCCATTTATTATGGCCGGGGCAACTGGAGCGGCGTGCAAACCCATAAGCTGCACACCGAATACCTGGTGCCCATGTGTAGCCCTTTGCTGCTCAATGGCCCTAAGCCGCTGGATCAGCCCAGCGACCTCGCGAATCACACTCTGCTTCACGATACCACCCGACGCGCCTGGAAAGCCTGGCTGAAAACCGCCGGGGTGCGCAATGTGCCGGCTAACACCGGACCAATTTTCAGTCACTCGTCTATGGTGACTCAGGCAGCGGTGCATGGCCAGGGGATCGCGCTGGGCAATAGCGTGTTGGCCAAACCCGACCTGGATGCCGGCCGTTTGATCATTCCATTTAGCCACCACCTGGAAAGTAAAAATGCTTACTATCTGGTGTGTCGTGAATCTCAGGCTGAATTAGGTAAAATAGTGTCCTTCAAAAACTGGATGCTGGAAATGGTAGAGCAGGAACAACAATGACGCAGAGCGATGTAAAGATTGATATCGAGTGGCATCAGGCTGACGCACCTCAGGCGCAGCTGATCCTGGCCCATGGCGCAGGAGCGGGCCGTGACAGCGACTTTATGCAGGACATGGCAAACCGCCTGAGTGCTTTAGGAGTCACCGTCGGGTTGTTTGATTTTGGCTATATGCAGATGGCAAAGGCGCTGGATAAACGTCGCCCGCCGGAGCGAGCACCTAAATTGCTGGCCCATTATCGCGATGTGCTGAGCGCGCAGCTCGACGGCTTACCTGTGTTTATCGGTGGTAAGTCTATGGGCGGGCGGATGGCATCTATGCTGGTCTGTGAAGATGATATTCAGGTACAGGGCGTGTTTGCGCTGGGTTATCCGTTCCACCCACCGGGCAAGCCCGAGAAACTGCGTACCGAGCACTTTGCCGATATCCCTTGCCCGTTTGTGGTGCTGCAAGGAGAGCGTGATACGTTTGGTAATCAAGCCGAGGTCACGGCTTTAGCTGCACAAGCTGAAGAGCAGAGCTGGCCAGAGCTGGTATGGCTTAAAGATGGCGACCATTCATTGAAGCCGCGCAAAGCCAGCGGCCTGACAGAAGCGCAAAACCGCCAGCTGGCCGCTGAGGCCATTGCTGCTAAAATTGCGGAGATACTCAATGGCTAAGCTATTCTTACTGCTGGGCGGGGCATTTTGTATGCTGTCGGTCATGCTGGGGGCCTTTGCCGCTCATGGCCTGAAAAGCCGTTTGAGCGACTATGCCATTGGCATATTTAAAACCGGCGCTGAATATCAGATGACCCACGGTCTGGCCTTGCTGGCCGTGGCCTTGCTCCTGAAATGGGGCGTGAAAGTTCAGCTCTCGGGCTATTTATTTGCGACCGGGATTGTCCTGTTCAGTGGCAGCCTGTATTTGCTGGCGCTGACCGGTGCTAAGTGGTTGGGACCAATTACGCCACTGGGCGGACTGTGTTTTATTCTTGGCTGGGCCTGGCTGCTGTTTCAGGTTGCCCGCCAGCCCTTTTAATTGATTAGAGACTTTTTATCACTATGTCTAGTGTGGTTATTTATTGCCGAAGCGGCTTCGAAAGCGATGCGGCGGCTGAAATTACGCATCACGCCGCGTTACATCATGTCGCCGGTTACGTAAAAGCTAAGCCCAATACGGGCTATGTGACCTTTGAGTGCTTTGACCCGGCTCAGAGTGAGCAGCTACTCAAGCAGGTTGATTTTTCCAGCCTGGTGTTTGCCCGCCAGTGGT is a window of Pseudoalteromonas sp. R3 DNA encoding:
- the ispE gene encoding 4-(cytidine 5'-diphospho)-2-C-methyl-D-erythritol kinase — protein: MKTLTLTAPAKLNLFLHINGRRADGYHELETLFTMLEYGDELTFSLIEQDVLEIEGDVAGIPLQDNLIYRAAEALRPYKQSPLGVHVQLVKKLPMGGGVGGGSSDAATTLLALNTLWQCELSIDQLADIGLSLGADVPVFVRGKTSLAQGVGEELSPYTLATKHYLVVFPNVHVGTVEVFTHPELPRNTPKLSEGWTIEQTHNDCQALVKKLYPEVEKTLSWLLKYAPSRMTGTGGCCFAEFDSAQAAQRVLEQLPSHWTGFVTQSASESIAHRQLAAWREDEVK
- a CDS encoding ribose-phosphate pyrophosphokinase, which produces MPDMKLFAGNATPELAQKVAKRLFIELGDAVVGRFSDGEISVQINENVRGSDVFIVQSTCAPTNDNLMELIVMVDALRRASAGRITAVIPYFGYARQDRRVRSARVPITAKVVADFLSSVGVDRVLTVDLHAEQIQGFFDVPVDNVFGSPVLLEDMKERDFDDVVVVSPDIGGVVRARAIAKLLDDKDLAIIDKRRPQANVSQVMHIIGDVEGRDCIIVDDMIDTGGTLCKAAAALKEHGAKRVFAYATHPVLSGNAAENLRNSVIDEVIVTDSITLSDELKSVDKIKVLTLADMLAETIRRISNEESISAMFEH
- the hemA gene encoding glutamyl-tRNA reductase; translated protein: MTIIALGINHKTASVELREKVAFSPQQLSDALQQLSQLPQFNESVIVSTCNRTEIYCSLGDSNSQALLGWLADFHQIEEQELAENVYVHHNQDAVNHLMRVACGLDSLVLGEPQILGQIKQAYNSAKAHNGIQPVFERLFQKTFSVAKQVRTETEIGASAVSVAYAAVNLAKHIYGQLEKTNVLLIGAGETIELVAKHLSQHNPKAITVANRTIERAQSLADEINAHVISLAQLPEQLHQADIVISSTASTLPIIGKGVVEQALKKRKHKPMLFVDIAVPRDIESQVNDLDAAYLYTVDDLQAIVNENMASREQAAREAQHIIDDKTHEFAQWQRSLTSVDVIREYRESAQTIKLELVEKALNQLQSGKNSEKVLLELANKLTNRLTHAPTRAIQSAAKEGDVERIAVLKQALGIEQE
- a CDS encoding DUF3369 domain-containing protein, coding for MDDFLFSDDPGEVEVQEKSGTWKVIIVDDEPEVHAVTKLALSDFEFQKKRLEFLSAYSGEEAKKVVMDHPDAAIVLLDVVMETDDAGLRVAQYIRETAKNNNIRIILRTGQPGQAPERQVIVNYDINDYKSKTELTAQKLFTVVMSSLRSYRDILSIDQSRQGLEKIITASRNIFASHSIDQFIEGVIQQLTSLLGTVDEAIYATSLVASNDPSNSSDKLVVFTGRGEFARSEGKPIEDVLDPEQMDACRQALQDRGIVYKDNYLFAYCSSEYNHASMLFVSGIPEFLTDTQKHLIKIFSQNVQLAYENVQLQAEIEDTQQELVYRLSEALEQRSTESGNHVKRVANICYVLAKHYGLSYREAELVRLASPLHDVGNVGIPDAILNKPHKLEPEEWDVMKSHTQKGYQILRDSRREIVNAGAMIARDHHERWDGSGYPSGKKGEEIHIFGRIAAIADVYDSMRHERCYRPAYSLDEVVAEINSQKGKHFDPKLVDVFNTVIDELEQILARLED
- the lolB gene encoding lipoprotein insertase outer membrane protein LolB, producing MKQFHLILLMFLLFLGGCAQRITAPDEHLQQNRPESYNNWRATGKLAFISPEERQSANFNWQYRAQKQTLTLNTFIGTQVLKLEEFDQHSELTLEDNTYTSADSSDLVYRLSGWQLPVSQAPQWLTGNIDAPGNQYNDKQQLTQATWQDEQGLRWQVAYQTYQRVNGLTLPTRLTLTHKDITIKIRISNWHFETL
- the prfA gene encoding peptide chain release factor 1 codes for the protein MKESVYRKLETLVERHEEVEAMLGDPEVIGDQNRFRALSKEYSELEDVVKAFTAYQQAQENVAAAEEMLKDSDPDMREMAQEEYKEAKEQISELEEQLQILMLPKDPKDDNNVFLEVRAGTGGDEAAIFAGDLFRMYSRYAETQKWQVEVVSANEGEHGGYKEIIANIKGDGVYGKLKFESGAHRVQRVPETESQGRVHTSACTVAVMAEIPEAEAIEINPADLKVDTFRASGAGGQHVNKTDSAIRITHIPTGVVVECQDERSQHKNRAKALSVLGARLQQAEDEKRQAAEASERRNLVGSGDRSERIRTYNYPQGRITDHRINLTLYRLNEVVAGDLGAVIDPLVLEYQADLLAAMGDD